In the genome of Sporichthya brevicatena, one region contains:
- a CDS encoding amidohydrolase family protein, which produces MSEALHVRGVRLPDETDVDLWIVDGVVTYEPVPDAVTIGTGWITPGLVDMHCHIGLAASGETDREATEAQAVRDRDSGVLLARDCGTPADTRWIDDREDLPRIVRAGRHVARPKRYMRDVSVDVEPPELPAAVAEQATRGDGWVKIVGDWIDRDAGDLTPLWPVAALTDAVAAAHAAGARATTHVFGRAALAEALEAGFDCIEHGTGLDDELTARMAAAGTALVPTLLNVVENFPGIADSGQAKFPAYADHMRRLWETAPARIAAAYEAGVPIFVGTDAGGVIAHGRIVDEIATLTRAGLPLDYVLGGASWRAREFLGRPGLAEGDPADLVIFAADPRADLATLAAPSRIVLRGRVIA; this is translated from the coding sequence GTGAGTGAAGCGCTGCACGTCCGGGGCGTCCGCCTGCCCGACGAGACCGACGTCGACCTCTGGATCGTCGACGGCGTCGTCACCTACGAACCGGTGCCGGACGCGGTCACGATCGGGACGGGCTGGATCACGCCCGGCCTGGTCGACATGCACTGCCACATCGGCCTGGCCGCGAGCGGCGAGACCGACCGCGAGGCCACCGAGGCCCAGGCGGTCCGGGACCGCGACTCGGGCGTCCTGCTCGCCCGCGACTGCGGGACGCCCGCGGACACGCGGTGGATCGACGACCGCGAGGATTTGCCGCGGATCGTCCGCGCCGGGCGCCATGTCGCCCGTCCCAAGCGCTACATGCGGGACGTCAGCGTCGACGTCGAGCCGCCCGAGCTGCCCGCCGCCGTCGCCGAGCAGGCGACGCGGGGCGACGGCTGGGTGAAGATCGTGGGGGACTGGATCGACCGCGACGCCGGCGACCTCACCCCGCTCTGGCCCGTGGCGGCGCTGACCGACGCCGTCGCTGCCGCCCACGCCGCCGGGGCGCGCGCGACCACCCACGTGTTCGGTCGGGCGGCGCTCGCCGAGGCGCTGGAGGCCGGCTTCGACTGCATCGAGCACGGCACCGGCCTCGACGACGAGCTCACTGCGCGCATGGCCGCCGCCGGGACGGCGCTGGTCCCGACGCTGCTCAACGTCGTCGAGAACTTCCCGGGCATCGCCGACTCCGGGCAGGCGAAGTTCCCGGCCTACGCCGACCACATGCGCCGGCTGTGGGAGACCGCGCCCGCCCGGATCGCCGCCGCCTACGAGGCGGGCGTGCCGATCTTCGTCGGGACCGACGCCGGCGGCGTGATCGCCCACGGCCGGATCGTCGACGAGATCGCCACGCTCACGCGGGCCGGGCTGCCGCTGGACTACGTGCTCGGGGGTGCCTCCTGGCGCGCCCGGGAGTTCCTCGGGCGCCCCGGACTGGCCGAGGGCGACCCCGCCGACCTGGTGATCTTCGCCGCGGACCCGCGGGCCGACCTGGCCACGCTCGCCGCCCCCTCCCGGATCGTCCTCCGGGGCCGTGTGATCGCCTGA
- the trmD gene encoding tRNA (guanosine(37)-N1)-methyltransferase TrmD — MRVDVIGIFPEYLAPLDLSIVGRARTSGLLDVVAHDLRDWTHDVHRTVDDTPYGGGAGMVMKPEPWGEALDAVLAGGPPGARARLVVPTPGGRPFTQELAESYAALPWLVFACGRYEGIDARVAAHAAARAEIDAVDEVSLGDYVLAGGEVAVLVIVEAVARLLPGVLGNPASLTEESHTGGLLEYPVFTKPPAWRGLDVPEILRSGDHGRIARWRRDQALRRTAAVRPDLIRALDPATLDRTDLATLAETGWEPGEDGRFRPTPPGVSD, encoded by the coding sequence ATGCGCGTCGACGTGATCGGGATCTTCCCCGAGTACCTGGCCCCGCTGGACCTCTCGATCGTCGGGCGGGCGCGCACGAGCGGCCTGCTCGACGTCGTCGCCCACGACCTGCGGGACTGGACGCACGACGTGCACCGCACCGTCGACGACACGCCGTACGGCGGCGGCGCCGGCATGGTGATGAAGCCCGAGCCGTGGGGGGAGGCCCTCGACGCGGTGCTGGCGGGCGGCCCGCCCGGCGCCCGGGCGCGGCTGGTGGTCCCGACCCCGGGGGGCCGGCCGTTCACGCAGGAGTTGGCCGAGTCCTACGCCGCCCTGCCGTGGCTGGTGTTCGCCTGCGGCCGGTACGAGGGCATCGACGCCCGCGTGGCGGCGCACGCGGCGGCCCGGGCCGAGATCGACGCCGTCGACGAGGTCTCGCTCGGGGACTACGTCCTCGCGGGCGGTGAGGTCGCCGTCCTGGTGATCGTGGAGGCGGTGGCCCGGCTCCTGCCCGGCGTGCTGGGCAATCCGGCGTCGCTGACCGAGGAGTCCCACACGGGCGGGCTGCTGGAGTACCCCGTGTTCACCAAGCCGCCGGCGTGGCGCGGCCTGGACGTCCCGGAGATCCTGCGCTCGGGCGACCACGGGCGCATCGCGCGGTGGCGCCGCGACCAGGCGTTGCGCCGGACGGCCGCGGTCCGGCCCGATCTGATCCGGGCGCTGGACCCGGCCACCCTCGACCGCACCGACCTCGCCACGCTCGCGGAGACGGGCTGGGAACCGGGGGAGGACGGCCGGTTTCGTCCGACGCCCCCGGGTGTGTCAGACTGA
- the lepB gene encoding signal peptidase I: MDTDRDDVRPADADVDAAVDSDVDATLTAVRRRPTSHRRAAPPRRAPASGRSSRRARVPEAESALGRAELRAARRRHLRRVQAAVVVGLLVLMTTVRGFLFQAFSIPSVSMEPTLHVGDRVLVNKLSYDVGSVQRGQVIVFDGAGSFVPARDEPGLVGRVLGALGLNNGQDDYVKRVIGLPGDRVACCDPQGRLTINGISLDEPYLFPMDLPSRDKFDVLVPPGRVWVMGDHRSRSADSRAHLADPGGGTVPIDKIVGRAVAIVWPLGRAGWLPIPESFERLTNGGAAGD; encoded by the coding sequence ATGGACACCGACCGCGACGACGTCCGACCGGCGGACGCTGACGTGGACGCAGCTGTGGACTCCGACGTGGACGCGACGCTGACCGCGGTCCGCCGCCGTCCCACCTCGCACCGCCGGGCCGCTCCGCCGCGCCGTGCTCCGGCCTCGGGACGGTCGTCCCGGCGAGCCCGGGTGCCCGAGGCGGAGTCCGCGCTCGGGCGCGCCGAGCTGCGGGCGGCCCGCCGGCGGCACCTCCGCCGTGTCCAGGCCGCGGTCGTGGTCGGCCTGCTGGTGCTGATGACGACGGTCCGGGGCTTCCTGTTCCAGGCCTTCTCGATCCCGTCGGTGTCGATGGAGCCCACGCTGCACGTCGGCGACCGGGTCCTGGTCAACAAGCTGTCCTACGACGTCGGGTCGGTGCAGCGCGGCCAGGTGATCGTGTTCGACGGCGCGGGCAGCTTCGTCCCCGCCCGCGACGAACCGGGCCTCGTCGGCCGCGTCCTCGGCGCGCTGGGCCTGAACAACGGCCAGGACGACTACGTCAAGCGAGTGATCGGCCTTCCGGGGGACCGCGTCGCCTGCTGCGACCCGCAGGGCCGGCTCACGATCAACGGCATTTCGCTCGACGAGCCCTACCTGTTCCCGATGGACCTTCCGTCCCGGGACAAGTTCGATGTCCTGGTTCCTCCCGGGCGCGTCTGGGTGATGGGTGACCATCGGAGCCGCTCCGCTGACTCACGTGCCCACCTTGCGGACCCCGGCGGCGGTACTGTTCCCATCGACAAGATCGTGGGACGCGCCGTGGCGATCGTCTGGCCTCTCGGCCGGGCGGGGTGGTTACCCATCCCCGAGAGCTTCGAAAGGCTGACGAATGGAGGGGCCGCCGGTGACTGA
- the rpsP gene encoding 30S ribosomal protein S16, translating into MAVKIKLKRMGKIRSPHYRVVVADSRTKRDGRAIEEIGKYHPTYEPSVIEIDSERAQHWLKVGAQPTEAVLALFKITGDWQKFKGLPGAEGTLKVAEKVDKQAGNEFVATGLDANAGAKAEKAESAPAEAAAEAPAAEAPAAEAPATEES; encoded by the coding sequence GTGGCCGTCAAGATCAAGCTCAAGCGGATGGGCAAGATCCGCTCCCCGCACTACCGCGTCGTCGTCGCGGACTCCCGGACCAAGCGGGACGGTCGCGCCATCGAGGAGATCGGGAAGTACCACCCGACCTACGAGCCCTCGGTCATCGAGATCGACTCCGAGCGTGCGCAGCACTGGCTGAAGGTCGGCGCGCAGCCCACCGAGGCCGTCCTCGCGCTGTTCAAGATCACCGGCGACTGGCAGAAGTTCAAGGGCCTGCCGGGCGCCGAGGGCACGCTGAAGGTCGCCGAGAAGGTCGACAAGCAGGCGGGCAACGAGTTCGTCGCCACCGGCCTGGACGCGAACGCCGGCGCGAAGGCCGAGAAGGCCGAGTCGGCCCCGGCCGAGGCCGCCGCCGAGGCGCCCGCGGCCGAGGCGCCCGCCGCCGAGGCACCGGCCACCGAGGAGAGCTGA
- the rimM gene encoding ribosome maturation factor RimM (Essential for efficient processing of 16S rRNA) — protein MQLVVGRIGRPHGVRGELTVEVRTDSPELRFAPGSSLLTDPESAGPLEITGARWHSGRLLLTFAGVADRTAAEALRNVRLVVEIPDDETPEDPEDFYDHQLVGLGVVDAAGTDLGTVTDVLHLPSQELLAVRTPDGREVLVPFVHEIVPEVDLAAKRVRVTPPPGLFADAPEG, from the coding sequence ATGCAGCTCGTCGTCGGGCGCATCGGGCGCCCGCACGGCGTGCGCGGTGAGCTCACCGTCGAGGTCCGCACCGACTCCCCGGAACTGCGTTTCGCACCGGGGAGTTCGCTGTTGACCGACCCGGAGTCCGCGGGTCCGCTCGAGATCACCGGCGCCCGCTGGCACAGTGGTCGCCTGCTGCTCACCTTCGCCGGCGTTGCGGACCGCACCGCGGCCGAGGCGCTGCGGAACGTCCGGCTCGTCGTGGAGATCCCGGACGACGAGACGCCCGAGGACCCCGAGGACTTCTACGACCACCAGCTCGTCGGGCTGGGTGTCGTCGACGCTGCCGGGACCGACCTGGGCACCGTCACCGACGTGCTCCACCTGCCGTCGCAGGAGCTCCTGGCCGTCCGCACCCCGGACGGCCGCGAGGTGCTGGTCCCGTTCGTCCACGAGATCGTCCCCGAGGTCGATCTCGCGGCGAAGCGCGTCCGCGTGACCCCGCCCCCCGGGCTGTTCGCCGACGCGCCGGAGGGCTGA
- a CDS encoding RNA-binding protein: MLEDALDHLVRGIVEHPDDVRVRERNQRNGKVLEVRVHPDDLGKVIGRSGRTATALRTVISALGGRNIRVDLVDQRGR, encoded by the coding sequence GTGCTCGAGGACGCCCTCGACCACCTCGTGCGCGGCATCGTCGAGCACCCCGACGACGTCCGCGTCCGCGAGCGCAACCAGCGCAACGGCAAGGTCCTCGAGGTCCGGGTCCACCCCGACGACCTCGGCAAGGTGATCGGCCGCTCCGGTCGCACCGCGACCGCGCTGCGCACCGTCATCTCCGCCCTCGGCGGCCGCAACATCCGCGTCGATCTGGTCGATCAGCGCGGTCGGTAA
- the lepB gene encoding signal peptidase I: MTEPVDPGRPGDPTGRPGGNEPVEGVEPTSAAPTDGTAEGVDGAAANDADALPPPPSRVARRAGDAADDGTEPTAGRRVGQSSSLMRELPILVFVALALALLIKTFLVQAFFIPSDSMENTLLQGDRVLVNKFASHFGDVKRGEVVVFRDPGGWLPAGADDEGGNPIVKGIKDVFVFVGLLPSSSEKDLIKRVIGVPGDKVACCTNGKITVNGIPIDEPYVYPGDKPSDRQFSVTVPPNRLWVMGDHRSLSADSRVHMSDPGNGTIPADNVVGRAFVLVWPLDRWSTLGVPDTFKRKELDDAAVAVSSLGLVTLVPLAFVRRRRVGRLIHDVDAA, encoded by the coding sequence GTGACTGAGCCGGTCGATCCGGGCAGGCCCGGCGACCCGACCGGCCGTCCGGGCGGGAACGAGCCGGTCGAGGGCGTGGAGCCCACGAGCGCCGCGCCGACCGACGGTACGGCCGAGGGGGTCGACGGCGCTGCGGCGAACGACGCCGACGCGCTCCCGCCGCCGCCGAGCCGGGTCGCGCGCCGCGCCGGGGACGCCGCCGACGACGGCACGGAGCCGACCGCCGGCCGCCGCGTCGGGCAGTCCTCCAGCCTGATGCGCGAGCTGCCGATCCTGGTCTTCGTGGCGCTGGCGCTCGCCCTGCTCATCAAGACGTTCCTCGTCCAGGCGTTCTTCATCCCGTCGGACTCGATGGAGAACACGCTGCTGCAGGGGGACCGGGTCCTCGTGAACAAGTTCGCGTCGCACTTCGGCGACGTGAAGCGGGGCGAGGTCGTCGTGTTCCGCGACCCGGGCGGCTGGCTGCCCGCCGGCGCGGACGACGAGGGCGGCAACCCGATCGTCAAGGGCATCAAGGACGTCTTCGTCTTCGTCGGCCTGCTGCCCTCCAGCAGCGAGAAGGACCTGATCAAACGGGTGATCGGCGTGCCCGGCGACAAGGTCGCCTGTTGCACGAACGGAAAGATCACCGTCAACGGCATCCCGATCGACGAACCGTACGTCTATCCGGGCGACAAACCGTCGGACCGTCAGTTCAGCGTGACGGTCCCGCCGAACCGGCTCTGGGTGATGGGCGACCACCGCTCGCTGTCCGCCGACTCGCGCGTCCACATGTCCGACCCGGGCAACGGCACGATCCCCGCGGACAACGTGGTCGGCCGCGCGTTCGTCCTGGTCTGGCCGCTCGACCGCTGGTCGACCCTCGGGGTGCCGGACACGTTCAAGCGCAAGGAGCTCGACGACGCCGCGGTGGCGGTCTCCTCGCTCGGGCTCGTCACGCTGGTCCCGCTGGCGTTCGTCCGCCGGCGCCGGGTGGGGCGATTGATCCATGACGTCGACGCCGCCTGA
- the rplS gene encoding 50S ribosomal protein L19, with amino-acid sequence MHTLDAVDAAYLRSDIPDFRPGDTLKVSVRVVEGNRSRIQVFQGVVIRRQGSGLRETFTVRKVSFGVGVERTFPVNTPSIDKIEVVTRGDVRRAKLYYLRDLRGKAAKIKEKRDAVPAK; translated from the coding sequence ATGCACACGCTCGATGCCGTTGATGCCGCCTACCTGCGCTCCGACATCCCCGACTTCCGTCCCGGTGACACCCTGAAGGTGTCCGTCCGGGTCGTCGAGGGCAACCGGTCCCGCATCCAGGTGTTCCAGGGCGTCGTGATCCGCCGCCAGGGCAGTGGCCTGCGCGAGACCTTCACCGTCCGCAAGGTCAGCTTCGGCGTCGGTGTCGAGCGCACGTTCCCGGTCAACACCCCGTCGATCGACAAGATCGAGGTCGTCACCCGCGGTGACGTCCGGCGCGCGAAGCTGTACTACCTCCGCGATCTGCGTGGCAAGGCCGCGAAGATCAAGGAGAAGCGCGACGCCGTTCCGGCCAAGTAG
- the lepB gene encoding signal peptidase I, with protein sequence MTSTPPDGGEHPNPGTDPTTPGPERGTPAPSIFGAGDPNTEYVPIPPVPNLPPPNVPPTALPPVVPAPMTPPAAPPPVAPPAQYSPPEYTAPPDPPPASRYAVPPPPLPAPQPGDDMPRRPTQRRTVRRTPEEPLPEPVEHGPEVGSASAWLREIPILVAVALGIALLVKTFLVQAFFIPSESMENTLLTGDRVLVNKFADRFGGDVKRGQVVVFKDPGGWLDSDQDDTTGNPIVRGLKDVFSFVGLLPSQSEKDLIKRVIGVPGDKVACCDSEGRVTVNGVPLDEPYLYPGDRPSDREFSVTVPPNRLWVMGDHRSDSADSRSHMDGPGNGTIPSENVVGRAFVLVWPISRWDVLTVPATFKRPEIDDAGLATSAVGLAVLGPLALARRRRPAVLVPVASVPEVADGSRGGS encoded by the coding sequence ATGACGTCGACGCCGCCTGACGGGGGCGAGCACCCGAACCCTGGCACCGACCCCACCACTCCGGGGCCGGAGCGCGGTACGCCCGCGCCCAGCATCTTCGGAGCCGGTGACCCGAACACCGAGTACGTCCCGATCCCGCCGGTGCCGAACCTGCCCCCGCCGAACGTTCCCCCGACGGCCCTGCCGCCGGTGGTCCCGGCTCCGATGACGCCCCCGGCCGCACCGCCCCCGGTCGCACCGCCCGCGCAGTACTCGCCGCCGGAGTACACGGCGCCGCCGGACCCGCCGCCGGCCTCGCGCTACGCGGTGCCGCCGCCGCCTCTCCCGGCGCCGCAGCCGGGCGACGACATGCCGCGTCGGCCCACGCAACGCCGGACGGTGCGCCGCACCCCGGAGGAGCCCCTGCCGGAGCCGGTCGAGCACGGCCCCGAGGTGGGCAGCGCGTCCGCGTGGCTGCGGGAGATCCCGATCCTCGTCGCCGTCGCGCTCGGCATCGCGCTGCTGGTGAAGACGTTCCTGGTGCAGGCGTTCTTCATCCCGTCGGAGTCGATGGAGAACACGCTGCTCACCGGCGACCGCGTCCTGGTGAACAAGTTCGCCGACCGCTTCGGCGGGGACGTGAAGCGCGGCCAGGTCGTCGTCTTCAAGGACCCGGGTGGCTGGCTGGACTCGGACCAGGACGACACCACGGGCAACCCGATCGTGCGCGGGCTCAAGGACGTGTTCTCGTTCGTCGGGCTCCTGCCCTCGCAGAGCGAGAAGGACCTCATCAAGCGCGTCATCGGCGTCCCGGGCGACAAGGTCGCCTGCTGCGACTCCGAGGGCCGGGTCACCGTCAACGGCGTGCCGCTCGACGAGCCGTACCTGTATCCGGGCGACCGGCCGTCGGACCGGGAGTTCTCGGTGACGGTGCCGCCGAACCGCCTGTGGGTGATGGGCGACCACCGCTCGGACTCCGCCGATTCGCGCTCGCACATGGACGGCCCCGGCAACGGCACGATCCCGAGCGAGAACGTCGTCGGTCGCGCCTTCGTCCTGGTCTGGCCGATCTCCCGGTGGGACGTGCTGACCGTTCCCGCGACGTTCAAGCGACCCGAGATCGACGACGCCGGCCTCGCCACCTCGGCCGTCGGCCTCGCGGTGCTCGGCCCGCTGGCGCTGGCCCGGCGCCGCCGCCCGGCGGTGCTCGTGCCGGTGGCGTCCGTGCCGGAGGTGGCGGACGGAAGCCGGGGCGGGAGCTGA